The proteins below come from a single Hyperolius riggenbachi isolate aHypRig1 chromosome 8, aHypRig1.pri, whole genome shotgun sequence genomic window:
- the LOC137527298 gene encoding mucin-1-like, which translates to MTSLPVRPQHHHQPGPRDHCQPASVPASTQHHCQPVHSITANPSTTSLPPVHSITTSQATVSPPASPQHHCQPERQLHRREPSLHWGQAHCKPGPSITASHAVGSPPLRPRHHRQPGCGITNSQSTASPQARPQHDRQPGHSISASQATAARPTSPSARPQHYCQPGHSITPSKATASPPAKPQQPGQHHRQLGHSITASKATASPPAKPQQPGQHHRQLGHSITASKASITASQATASQPRKPVHSITASKATASPPAKPQQPGQHHRQLGHSITASKASITASQATASQPRKPVHSIPASKATASPPARPQHHRQPGHSITATKASSQHHCQQGHSITASQATAARPTSPSAGPQHHCQQGQYHCQPGHSITATKASSQHHCQPGHSITASQATASPPARPQHLRQPVHNITSSPSAASPAASPQHHRQPGRSITASQAAASPPASPQH; encoded by the exons ATGACCTCActaccagtcaggccacagcatcaccatcagccaggcccacgggatcactgccagccagcatcAGTGCCTGCAAgtacacagcatcactgccagccagtccACAGCATCACAGCCAACCCGTCCACAACATCACTGCCA ccagtccacagcatcactaccagccaggccacagtatcaccaccagccagtccacagcatcactgccaaccTGAGCGGcagctgcacaggcgtgagccgtcgctgcattgggggcaagcTCACTGCAAGCCAggccccagcatcaccgccagtcatgcCGTGGGATCACCGCCACTCAGGCCgcggcatcaccgccagccaggctgtGGCATCACCAACAGTCAGTCCACAGCATCTCCtcaagccaggccacagcatgaccgccagccaggccacagcatctccGCCAGCCAAGCCACAGCAGCCAGGCCAACATCACCGTCAGCTAGGCCACAGCattactgccagccaggccacagcatcacccccagcaaggccacagcatcaccgccagccaagccaCAGCAGCCAGGCCAACATCACCGTCAGctgggccacagcatcactgccagcaaggccacagcatcaccgccagccaagccaCAGCAGCCAGGCCAACATCACCGTCAGCTAgggcacagcatcactgccagcaaggccagcatcactgccagccaggccacagcatcacagccACGAAAGCCAgttcacagcatcactgccagcaaggccacagcatcaccgccagccaagccaCAGCAGCCAGGCCAACATCACCGTCAGctgggccacagcatcactgccagcaaggccagcatcactgccagccaggccacagcatcacagccACGAAAGCCAGTTCACAGCATCCCTGCCagcaaggccacagcatcaccgccagccaggccacagcatcaccgccagccaggccacagcatcacagccACGAAAGCCAgttcacagcatcactgccagcaaggccacagcatcaccgccagccaagccaCAGCAGCCAGGCCAACATCACCGTCAGctgggccacagcatcactgccagcaagGCCagtatcactgccagccaggccacagcatcacagccACGAAAGCCAgttcacagcatcactgccagccaggccacagcatcaccgccagccaggccacagcatcaccgccagccaggccacagcatctccGCCAGCCAGTCCACAACATCACCAGCAGCCCATCCGCAGCATCACCGGCAGCCAGTCCGCAGCATCACCGGCAGCCAGGccgcagcatcactgccagccaggccgcagcatcaccaccagccagtccACAGCATTAG